From Aquabacter sp. L1I39, the proteins below share one genomic window:
- the gloB gene encoding hydroxyacylglutathione hydrolase has product MAAEIRIVPCLNDNYAVLLHDPTTEATAVIDVPETAPVLAALGREGWDLTHILVTHHHSDHVAGVETLKAQFGATVVGPKAEAPGIPGIDMAVVDGDPVAVGAFVGRVMETPGHTAGHVVYLFEREHLLFAGDTLFVMGCGRPIECDPPVLWRSLLRLRSLPDDLQVYCGHEYTVANALFALSVDPENGALRGRFAEAERARREGKPTIPTLLGDERLTNPFLRADDPGMAERLGLGESDPAAVFTELRALKNVFKA; this is encoded by the coding sequence ATGGCTGCCGAGATCCGGATCGTCCCCTGCCTCAACGACAATTATGCCGTTCTGCTCCACGACCCCACGACCGAGGCCACGGCGGTGATTGACGTTCCGGAGACAGCCCCGGTGCTCGCGGCGCTCGGCCGGGAGGGCTGGGATCTCACCCATATTCTGGTGACGCACCATCATTCCGACCATGTGGCGGGGGTGGAGACGCTGAAGGCTCAGTTCGGCGCCACGGTGGTGGGTCCGAAGGCCGAGGCGCCCGGTATTCCCGGCATCGATATGGCGGTGGTGGACGGCGACCCGGTGGCGGTGGGCGCCTTCGTGGGCCGCGTCATGGAGACGCCCGGCCACACCGCCGGCCATGTGGTCTATCTGTTCGAGCGCGAACATCTGCTGTTTGCCGGCGACACGCTGTTCGTCATGGGCTGCGGCCGGCCCATCGAATGCGACCCGCCGGTGCTCTGGCGGTCCTTGCTGCGCCTGCGCAGCCTGCCCGACGACCTCCAGGTCTATTGCGGCCACGAATATACGGTGGCCAACGCCCTGTTCGCCCTCTCGGTGGACCCGGAGAACGGCGCCCTGCGCGGCCGCTTCGCCGAGGCGGAGCGGGCGCGGCGGGAGGGCAAGCCCACCATCCCCACCTTGCTGGGCGACGAGCGCCTCACCAATCCCTTCCTGCGGGCGGATGATCCGGGCATGGCCGAGCGGCTGGGGCTCGGCGAATCCGATCCGGCTGCCGTCTTCACCGAGTTGCGGGCCCTCAAAAACGTGTTCAAGGCGTGA
- a CDS encoding class I SAM-dependent methyltransferase, whose protein sequence is MFLDVVDLRSFYAQPLGVVTRRILGRAVRARFADVQGLSVLGLGYATPYLGAFREEAERCIAVMPAAQGVVRWPSAAPTLAALADETALPLPNASIDRVVAVHLLETTPDAAEMLREVWRILAPGGRLLAVVPNRRGVWARLDTTPFGNGRPFSRGQVVRLLRETLFTPVGWSEALYFPPVSSRWLLRTAYAWERVGGGLSLPFSGVLLVEATKQLHRPVLVRRPAFSQVLEPVFGQGVPAS, encoded by the coding sequence ATGTTTCTCGACGTCGTGGACCTGCGCAGCTTCTATGCCCAGCCGCTCGGCGTGGTGACACGCCGCATCCTGGGGCGCGCGGTCCGGGCGCGCTTTGCCGACGTGCAAGGTCTCTCCGTCCTCGGGCTTGGCTATGCCACACCCTATCTCGGCGCCTTCCGGGAAGAGGCGGAGCGCTGCATCGCAGTGATGCCCGCTGCCCAGGGCGTGGTGCGCTGGCCCTCCGCCGCCCCGACCCTGGCGGCCCTCGCCGACGAGACGGCGCTGCCCTTGCCCAACGCCTCCATCGACCGCGTGGTGGCGGTCCACCTCCTGGAGACGACGCCGGATGCGGCGGAGATGCTGCGGGAAGTCTGGCGCATCCTGGCGCCCGGCGGGCGCCTGCTGGCAGTGGTGCCCAATCGGCGTGGCGTCTGGGCGCGGCTCGACACCACACCCTTCGGCAATGGCCGCCCGTTCTCGCGGGGCCAGGTGGTGCGGCTGCTGCGGGAGACCTTGTTCACGCCCGTGGGCTGGAGCGAAGCGCTGTATTTCCCGCCCGTCTCCAGCCGCTGGCTGCTGCGCACCGCCTATGCCTGGGAGCGGGTGGGCGGAGGCCTCTCGCTTCCCTTCTCAGGCGTGCTCCTGGTGGAAGCCACCAAGCAACTCCATCGCCCCGTTTTGGTGCGCCGTCCGGCCTTCTCCCAGGTGCTGGAGCCCGTGTTCGGGCAGGGCGTGCCGGCAAGCTGA
- a CDS encoding helicase-related protein has translation MDDVTKLAVLPRSIRARGVTAVLGPTNTGKTHLAIERMLGHESGMIGLPLRLLAREVYQRIVERVGPEKVALVTGEEKIKPPNARYWVATVEAMPRDLDVAFVAIDEIQLATDLDRGHVFTNRLLNRRGRFETLILGAATMRPLLERLMPGINVQVRPRLSTLSFMGERKITRLPPRSAIVAFSAEEVYAIAELIRRQRGGAAVVMGALSPRTRNAQVELYQSGDVDYLVATDAIGMGLNLDVDHVAFASDRKFDGWQFRRLNPSEMAQIAGRAGRAQRDGTFGTTGRCPPFEPELVERLEAHVFDTAKVLQWRNAVPDYSSLAALKDSLGLPPREDGLTRAPTADDVQVLEIMSADADIAAIATSPHVIERLWETCQVPDYRKISPGAHADLVRGLFHHVGTGGFIPDTWFARQIALTDRPEGDIDTLSRRIAQVRTLTFVANRPDWLKDPGHWQGVTRGVEDKLSDALHERLAQRFVDRRTSVLMRRLREKTMLETEISKTGDVTVEGHVIGHLQGFQFAPDPTAGGEEAKALRAAAQKALAGEIEARATRVGMAVDEAFVLTADGTIRWTGEPVAKLIPGDEVLKPRFKIIADEHLTGAARDQVEARLALWLKAHVEKLLGPLQKLAEAEDITGIGRGIAFQIVEALGVLERTRVAEEMKTLDQAARATLRGYGVRFGAHHIYLPGLLKPAPRALAAELYALKHGGLAQKGLDELPHLAASGRTSIPVDPEIHKGLYRAVGFRVCGERAVRVDILERLADLIRPALAWRPQSPGPKPAGAVDGRGFTVTVGMTSLAGCSGEDFASILRSLGYRMERRAAPPPEAPAAEAAPELAPAPEGAIEADLLFDPVEAPAAPEADVAPTPEAHAADAADAVEAVEAVEAPADGPDAEAQDAQAEDAQAEDAQAEDAQAEDAAAEMDASPEETPEAATEGGETDAAVATEAGAVETVAAEGSEATADPASLEPALIEVWRPGRPPGAPRRERSGREGQRHGQGQGQGHGQGHGQGHGQGEGGRERGGERKGGERKEGGRFQNRRSDRPQERTAASGAGEAPAERNDRQNQGQRPPRQDRPFRGPREGEPQRGPRPERVQVHQDRRRDKPMDPDSPFAALAALKARLEAEKKGS, from the coding sequence ATGGATGATGTCACGAAGCTCGCCGTTCTCCCGCGTTCCATCCGTGCGCGGGGCGTGACGGCGGTCTTGGGTCCCACCAATACCGGCAAGACGCATCTGGCCATCGAGCGCATGCTCGGACACGAAAGCGGGATGATCGGCCTGCCGCTGCGCCTGCTCGCCCGCGAGGTCTATCAGCGCATCGTCGAGCGGGTGGGGCCGGAAAAGGTGGCCCTCGTCACCGGCGAGGAGAAGATCAAGCCGCCGAACGCCCGCTATTGGGTGGCCACCGTCGAGGCCATGCCGCGCGACCTGGACGTGGCGTTCGTGGCCATCGACGAGATCCAGCTCGCCACCGACCTTGATCGCGGCCACGTCTTCACCAACCGCCTGCTCAACCGGCGCGGGCGCTTCGAGACGCTGATTCTCGGCGCGGCCACCATGCGCCCGCTGTTGGAACGGCTGATGCCCGGCATCAATGTGCAGGTCCGGCCGCGCCTTTCCACCTTGTCCTTCATGGGCGAGCGCAAGATCACCCGCCTGCCCCCCCGCTCGGCCATCGTCGCCTTCTCAGCAGAGGAGGTCTATGCCATCGCCGAACTGATCCGCCGCCAGAGGGGCGGCGCGGCGGTGGTGATGGGCGCGCTCTCGCCGCGCACCCGCAACGCCCAGGTGGAGCTCTACCAGTCCGGCGACGTGGATTATCTGGTGGCCACCGACGCCATCGGCATGGGCCTCAATCTCGACGTGGACCATGTGGCCTTTGCCTCGGACCGCAAGTTCGACGGCTGGCAGTTCCGCCGCCTCAACCCGTCCGAAATGGCCCAGATCGCCGGCCGCGCCGGCCGGGCGCAGCGGGACGGCACGTTCGGCACGACGGGGCGCTGCCCGCCCTTTGAGCCCGAATTGGTGGAGCGGCTGGAAGCCCATGTGTTCGACACCGCCAAGGTGTTGCAATGGCGCAACGCCGTGCCCGACTACAGCTCGCTGGCGGCGCTGAAGGACAGCCTCGGCCTTCCCCCACGGGAGGACGGACTGACCCGCGCGCCCACCGCCGACGACGTGCAAGTGCTCGAAATCATGAGCGCTGACGCCGATATTGCGGCCATCGCCACCTCCCCCCACGTCATTGAGCGGCTGTGGGAGACGTGCCAGGTGCCGGACTATCGCAAGATCTCCCCCGGCGCCCATGCGGACCTGGTGCGGGGGCTCTTTCACCATGTGGGAACGGGTGGATTTATCCCCGATACGTGGTTCGCGCGTCAAATCGCCTTGACCGATCGCCCAGAAGGCGACATCGACACGCTATCGAGACGGATTGCGCAGGTGAGGACCCTCACCTTCGTTGCCAACCGTCCCGATTGGTTGAAGGATCCGGGGCACTGGCAAGGCGTCACGAGAGGGGTCGAGGACAAGCTGTCCGACGCGCTGCACGAACGGCTGGCTCAGCGGTTCGTGGACCGCAGAACCAGCGTGCTCATGCGGCGCCTGCGAGAGAAAACGATGCTCGAAACTGAGATCAGCAAGACCGGCGATGTCACCGTGGAGGGCCATGTGATCGGCCATCTGCAGGGCTTCCAGTTCGCACCCGATCCGACGGCGGGTGGCGAGGAGGCAAAGGCCCTGCGCGCCGCCGCACAAAAGGCCCTGGCGGGCGAGATCGAGGCGCGCGCAACCCGGGTGGGCATGGCGGTGGACGAGGCGTTCGTCCTCACCGCCGACGGCACCATCCGCTGGACCGGCGAGCCGGTGGCCAAGCTCATTCCCGGCGACGAGGTCCTGAAGCCCCGCTTCAAGATCATCGCCGACGAGCACCTCACGGGCGCTGCCCGCGACCAGGTGGAGGCGCGCCTCGCCTTGTGGCTGAAGGCCCATGTGGAAAAGCTGCTGGGCCCGCTCCAGAAGCTCGCCGAGGCCGAGGACATCACCGGCATCGGCCGGGGCATCGCCTTCCAGATCGTCGAGGCCCTCGGCGTGCTGGAGCGCACCCGCGTCGCCGAGGAGATGAAGACCCTCGATCAGGCCGCGCGGGCCACGCTGCGTGGCTATGGCGTGCGCTTCGGTGCCCATCACATCTATCTGCCCGGCCTGCTGAAGCCCGCGCCCCGCGCCCTGGCGGCCGAGCTCTATGCCCTCAAGCATGGCGGCCTCGCCCAGAAGGGGCTCGACGAATTGCCGCACCTTGCGGCGAGCGGGCGCACCTCCATTCCGGTGGACCCGGAAATCCACAAGGGCCTCTATCGGGCCGTGGGCTTCCGCGTGTGCGGCGAGCGGGCGGTGCGCGTGGACATTCTGGAGCGCCTTGCGGACCTCATCCGCCCGGCGCTCGCCTGGCGTCCCCAGTCGCCCGGGCCCAAGCCCGCCGGCGCCGTGGATGGCCGCGGCTTCACCGTGACCGTGGGCATGACCTCGCTTGCCGGCTGCTCCGGCGAGGACTTCGCCTCCATCCTGCGCTCGCTGGGCTACCGGATGGAGCGCCGCGCCGCGCCGCCGCCCGAGGCCCCGGCCGCGGAAGCCGCACCCGAGCTTGCCCCGGCGCCCGAAGGCGCCATCGAGGCGGATCTGCTGTTCGATCCGGTGGAAGCGCCCGCCGCGCCCGAGGCTGACGTCGCCCCCACGCCCGAGGCGCATGCCGCCGATGCTGCCGATGCCGTGGAGGCGGTGGAGGCTGTGGAGGCGCCTGCGGACGGTCCCGACGCCGAGGCACAGGACGCCCAAGCGGAAGACGCTCAGGCGGAAGACGCTCAGGCGGAAGACGCTCAGGCGGAAGACGCCGCTGCCGAGATGGATGCCAGCCCCGAAGAGACGCCCGAGGCGGCTACCGAAGGTGGCGAGACGGACGCTGCGGTCGCGACCGAGGCCGGCGCGGTGGAGACCGTTGCCGCCGAGGGCAGCGAAGCCACTGCAGACCCTGCCTCGCTTGAACCCGCCTTGATCGAGGTATGGCGTCCCGGCCGTCCGCCGGGCGCGCCGCGCCGCGAGCGCTCCGGCCGCGAAGGCCAGCGCCACGGACAGGGTCAGGGCCAAGGACATGGCCAAGGACATGGCCAAGGACATGGCCAGGGCGAAGGTGGCCGCGAGCGTGGTGGCGAGCGCAAGGGTGGCGAGCGCAAAGAGGGCGGACGCTTCCAGAACCGCCGCTCCGATCGGCCGCAGGAGCGCACCGCCGCCTCCGGCGCGGGCGAAGCACCCGCCGAGCGCAATGACCGCCAGAACCAGGGCCAGCGCCCGCCCCGCCAGGACCGCCCCTTCCGCGGCCCCCGCGAGGGCGAGCCCCAGCGCGGGCCGCGTCCCGAGCGGGTGCAGGTCCACCAGGACCGGCGCCGCGACAAGCCCATGGACCCGGACAGCCCCTTCGCCGCCCTCGCCGCGCTCAAGGCGCGCCTGGAGGCGGAGAAGAAGGGGAGCTGA
- the ligA gene encoding NAD-dependent DNA ligase LigA has translation MTDAPSPASSPRHVPVDQLSRADAAIEHGALADEIAGHDRRYYQDDAPQVSDADYDALRRRYEAIEARFPELRTQESLSERVGAAPSSRFAKIAHTVPMLSLANAFSDEEVEEFVGRVRRFLDLKDGDEVAFTAEPKIDGLSCSLRYERGELKSAATRGDGSVGEDVTANVRTIAEIPHRLDAPDVPEIIDIRGEVYMDAADFQALNARQEEAGKPVFANPRNAAAGSLRQLDSNVTASRPLRFFAYAWGEATSLPAETQKGVVDAFARWGLPTNPLTIIATDTAGLLAHYRSIGAQRAELGYDIDGVVYKVNRLDLQRRLGFISRSPRWALAHKFPAQQAVTELLDIEIQVGRTGALTPVARLKPITVGGVVVANATLHNEDYIRGIGNDGAPIREGRDIRVGDFVIIQRAGDVIPQVVDVVLDKRPADARPYSFPHTCPACGSHAVREEDGSVRRCTGGLICPAQAVERIRHFVSRNALDIEGLGDENVQLLFDAGLLRTPADIFRLHTHAEAVRRAFLEAREERAQKREAETGRARKKVLSEEERQFLGVDKLFAAIDERRAVPLARFLYGLGIRHVGEVTAKALAKAFRSMDAFIAALEKAVPARPGEAWQRLLGVPYVGGSTAQALALASAEVTGVDPEAAVRELFNRAAVNARQRVALRTAYGEDAALLAAIIEARQALPGADFLDLAAVPDVGTVAATSLCEFYAEEHNRTLLTALLAEVKVADAEVAQPPASSPVAGKTVVFTGSLERMTREEAKEMAERLGAKVAGSVSAKTDLVVAGPGAGSKLEKARSLGVEVITEDEWFARTT, from the coding sequence ATGACCGACGCCCCCAGCCCCGCCTCCTCGCCCCGCCACGTGCCGGTTGATCAGCTGTCTCGCGCAGACGCCGCCATCGAGCATGGCGCGCTCGCGGACGAGATCGCCGGGCATGACCGGCGCTACTACCAGGACGATGCGCCGCAGGTGTCGGACGCCGATTATGACGCCCTGCGCCGCCGCTACGAGGCCATCGAGGCGCGCTTTCCCGAGCTGCGCACGCAGGAGAGCCTCTCCGAGCGGGTGGGCGCGGCGCCGTCGAGCCGCTTCGCCAAGATCGCCCACACCGTGCCCATGCTGTCGCTGGCCAACGCCTTCTCCGACGAGGAGGTGGAGGAGTTCGTCGGTCGCGTGCGGCGTTTCCTGGACCTGAAGGATGGGGACGAGGTGGCGTTCACCGCCGAGCCCAAGATTGACGGCCTGTCCTGTTCACTTCGCTATGAGCGCGGCGAATTGAAGAGCGCAGCCACGCGGGGGGACGGTTCCGTGGGCGAGGACGTCACCGCCAATGTGCGCACCATCGCCGAGATCCCCCACCGCCTCGACGCCCCCGATGTGCCTGAGATCATCGACATTCGCGGCGAGGTCTATATGGACGCCGCCGATTTCCAGGCGCTGAATGCGCGCCAGGAGGAGGCGGGTAAGCCGGTCTTCGCCAATCCCCGCAATGCCGCCGCCGGCTCGCTGCGGCAGCTTGATTCCAACGTGACCGCCAGCCGGCCGCTGCGCTTCTTCGCTTATGCCTGGGGCGAGGCCACCAGCCTGCCGGCGGAGACGCAGAAGGGCGTGGTCGACGCCTTCGCCCGCTGGGGGCTGCCCACCAATCCGCTGACCATCATCGCCACCGACACGGCGGGCCTGCTGGCCCATTACCGCAGCATCGGCGCCCAGCGGGCCGAGCTTGGCTATGACATTGATGGCGTCGTCTACAAGGTGAACCGGCTGGACCTGCAGCGGCGCCTCGGCTTCATCTCCCGCTCGCCCCGCTGGGCCCTGGCCCACAAGTTTCCCGCCCAGCAGGCGGTGACCGAGCTGCTCGACATCGAGATCCAGGTGGGTCGCACCGGCGCGCTGACCCCCGTGGCGCGGCTGAAGCCCATCACGGTGGGCGGCGTGGTGGTGGCCAATGCCACCTTGCACAACGAGGACTATATTCGCGGCATTGGCAATGACGGCGCGCCGATCCGTGAGGGGCGGGACATCCGGGTCGGTGACTTCGTCATCATCCAGCGCGCCGGCGACGTGATCCCGCAAGTGGTGGACGTGGTGCTGGACAAGCGCCCCGCCGACGCCCGCCCCTACAGTTTCCCCCACACCTGCCCGGCCTGCGGCTCCCATGCGGTGCGCGAAGAGGACGGCTCGGTGCGCCGCTGCACCGGCGGGCTCATCTGCCCGGCCCAGGCGGTGGAGCGGATCCGCCATTTCGTCTCCCGCAACGCTTTGGATATCGAGGGGCTGGGCGACGAGAACGTGCAGCTTCTGTTCGATGCCGGCCTCCTGCGCACCCCCGCCGACATCTTCCGCCTGCACACCCATGCCGAGGCCGTGCGTCGGGCCTTCCTGGAGGCGCGGGAGGAGCGGGCGCAGAAGCGCGAGGCGGAGACGGGGCGCGCCCGCAAGAAGGTGCTGAGCGAGGAGGAGCGCCAGTTCCTGGGCGTCGACAAGCTGTTCGCGGCCATCGACGAGCGCCGCGCCGTGCCGCTGGCCCGCTTCCTTTATGGGCTGGGCATTCGCCATGTGGGCGAGGTGACGGCCAAGGCGCTGGCCAAGGCTTTCCGCTCCATGGACGCCTTCATTGCGGCCCTGGAAAAGGCTGTGCCCGCGCGCCCCGGCGAGGCGTGGCAGCGCCTTTTGGGTGTGCCCTATGTGGGTGGATCGACCGCGCAGGCGCTGGCCCTGGCGAGCGCAGAGGTAACCGGCGTCGATCCCGAGGCGGCGGTGCGCGAGCTGTTCAACCGCGCCGCCGTCAATGCCCGCCAGCGCGTGGCCCTGCGCACCGCCTATGGCGAGGACGCAGCGCTCCTCGCCGCCATCATTGAGGCGCGCCAGGCCCTGCCGGGGGCGGATTTCCTCGATCTCGCGGCGGTGCCCGACGTGGGCACCGTGGCGGCCACCTCCTTGTGCGAATTCTATGCGGAGGAGCACAATCGCACCTTGCTGACCGCTCTGCTGGCCGAGGTGAAGGTGGCCGATGCGGAGGTGGCCCAGCCGCCGGCTTCCTCGCCGGTCGCCGGCAAGACCGTGGTCTTCACCGGCTCGCTGGAGCGCATGACCCGCGAGGAGGCCAAGGAGATGGCCGAGCGGCTCGGCGCCAAGGTGGCGGGCTCGGTGTCGGCCAAGACGGATCTGGTGGTGGCCGGCCCCGGTGCCGGCTCCAAGCTGGAAAAGGCGCGCAGCCTCGGGGTGGAGGTCATCACCGAGGACGAATGGTTCGCCCGCACCACCTGA
- a CDS encoding c-type cytochrome encodes MGLRELMMAAASVAALVTATPSFAQQAAPAAAPATPAAAPATTPATTPSTASAPGDDSALVERGAYLARAADCMPCHTGDPKTPYAGNLPFKTPFGTMFSVNITSDPTYGIGTWTFDQFKNALHNGIRADGAYLYPAMPFDSYTGIGEDDLKALWAFVRRIPAQPVARKENELNFPFNIRLGMLAWRELFFEPAYFKPTPGKSDQWNRGAYLAEVLGHCADCHTPRNVMGAVKGKEQFLGSEVDGFWAPSIDAAQLKKDGWTKDTLTKFFTDGSAPGKTSVFGPMAEVVRESLAYLTPADREALVTYLLDSPPPKDQPAPQAASRLSPAEFQRGAKLYVDNCAPCHQSKGSGSTDIIPPLAGNPAVNAAEPYNVIMAILGGLPAGGTYGPMPSFAGRLSDQQVASLANYVRTSWGNTADPNVSAGMVAAWRATAHVPDYGTQQASAFDCPKVGGAPGVTGPDPQAVAALTKMMQGGERGTQMLADTYKAADSDASPGTVVDALTAAYCPVVAASNLPDWQKANELRRFTLQAAATVSPGVAAIPMPDVATIWATPTGTSLVARQPTSISAKLTCPDASGKQAPKALVDAATSLIGKVNPPVSGDAASQFANTLAQQNPKAKKADVANALITAYCPQVLAQPNNSVANQYALLTSFGQQVIQTLQLQAPQFNAAK; translated from the coding sequence ATGGGCCTGCGCGAACTGATGATGGCAGCGGCTTCCGTTGCGGCTCTCGTAACGGCGACTCCCTCCTTCGCCCAGCAGGCGGCGCCCGCTGCGGCACCGGCCACGCCCGCAGCCGCTCCAGCCACAACTCCTGCCACCACTCCTTCCACCGCCTCCGCACCCGGGGATGATTCTGCGCTGGTGGAGCGCGGCGCCTATCTCGCCCGCGCCGCCGACTGCATGCCCTGCCATACGGGCGACCCCAAGACGCCCTATGCGGGCAACCTGCCGTTCAAGACCCCGTTCGGCACCATGTTCTCGGTGAACATCACCTCCGATCCCACCTACGGCATCGGCACGTGGACGTTCGACCAGTTCAAGAACGCCCTGCACAACGGCATCCGCGCCGACGGTGCCTATCTCTATCCGGCCATGCCGTTCGATTCCTATACCGGCATCGGCGAGGATGACCTCAAGGCGCTGTGGGCCTTCGTGCGCCGCATCCCCGCCCAGCCGGTGGCGCGCAAGGAGAACGAACTCAACTTCCCCTTCAACATCCGCCTGGGCATGCTGGCCTGGCGCGAACTGTTCTTCGAGCCGGCCTATTTCAAGCCGACCCCGGGCAAGAGCGACCAGTGGAATCGCGGCGCTTATCTCGCCGAAGTGCTCGGCCATTGCGCCGACTGCCACACCCCGCGCAACGTGATGGGCGCGGTGAAGGGCAAGGAGCAGTTCCTCGGCTCTGAGGTGGACGGCTTCTGGGCGCCCAGCATCGACGCGGCGCAGCTGAAGAAAGACGGCTGGACCAAGGACACGCTCACCAAATTCTTCACCGACGGCTCGGCTCCCGGCAAGACCTCGGTGTTCGGCCCCATGGCGGAGGTGGTGCGCGAGAGCCTTGCCTATCTCACGCCCGCCGACCGCGAGGCACTCGTCACCTATCTCCTCGATAGCCCGCCGCCCAAGGACCAGCCCGCCCCGCAGGCGGCCTCGCGCCTCTCGCCGGCTGAATTCCAGCGCGGCGCCAAGCTCTATGTGGACAATTGCGCCCCCTGCCACCAGTCCAAGGGCTCCGGCTCCACCGACATCATCCCGCCCTTGGCGGGCAATCCGGCGGTGAACGCGGCCGAGCCCTATAATGTCATCATGGCCATTCTCGGCGGCCTGCCGGCGGGCGGCACCTATGGCCCCATGCCCTCCTTCGCCGGGCGCCTCTCCGACCAGCAAGTGGCGAGCCTTGCCAATTATGTGCGCACCTCCTGGGGCAATACCGCCGATCCCAATGTGAGCGCCGGCATGGTGGCCGCCTGGCGGGCCACGGCCCATGTGCCGGACTACGGCACCCAGCAGGCCTCCGCCTTCGATTGCCCGAAGGTGGGCGGTGCGCCGGGCGTCACCGGGCCGGATCCGCAGGCGGTGGCCGCGCTCACCAAGATGATGCAAGGCGGCGAGCGGGGCACGCAGATGCTCGCCGACACCTACAAGGCGGCCGACAGCGACGCCTCGCCGGGCACCGTGGTGGATGCGCTGACCGCTGCCTATTGCCCGGTGGTGGCAGCCAGCAATCTGCCTGACTGGCAGAAGGCCAACGAATTGCGCCGCTTCACCCTGCAGGCGGCGGCCACCGTCTCGCCGGGTGTTGCCGCCATTCCCATGCCGGACGTGGCCACCATCTGGGCGACGCCCACGGGTACCTCACTGGTGGCCCGCCAGCCCACCTCCATCTCCGCCAAGCTCACCTGCCCGGACGCCAGCGGCAAGCAGGCGCCGAAGGCGCTGGTGGACGCCGCCACCAGCCTCATCGGCAAGGTGAACCCGCCGGTGAGCGGCGACGCGGCGAGCCAGTTCGCCAACACGCTGGCCCAGCAGAATCCCAAGGCCAAGAAGGCGGATGTGGCCAATGCCCTCATCACCGCCTATTGCCCGCAAGTGCTGGCGCAGCCGAACAATTCGGTGGCGAACCAATATGCCCTGCTGACCAGCTTCGGCCAGCAGGTGATCCAGACCCTCCAGCTCCAGGCGCCGCAGTTCAACGCCGCCAAATAG
- the fdxA gene encoding ferredoxin FdxA has protein sequence MTYVVTENCIRCKYTDCVSVCPVDCFYEGENFLVIHPDECIDCGVCEPECPAEAIKPDTEPGLEKWLALNAQYAQAWPNITLKRDPLPDAKEWDGKPGKEELLSPEPGQGD, from the coding sequence ATGACCTACGTCGTCACCGAGAACTGCATCCGGTGCAAATATACGGACTGCGTTTCGGTCTGCCCGGTGGACTGCTTCTACGAGGGCGAGAACTTCCTCGTCATCCATCCCGACGAATGCATCGATTGCGGGGTGTGCGAGCCGGAATGCCCGGCCGAGGCCATCAAGCCGGACACCGAGCCGGGCCTTGAGAAATGGCTCGCGCTCAATGCCCAATATGCGCAGGCCTGGCCGAACATCACGCTGAAGCGCGATCCCCTGCCCGACGCCAAGGAATGGGACGGCAAGCCCGGCAAGGAAGAGCTGCTCTCCCCCGAGCCCGGCCAGGGCGACTGA
- a CDS encoding cupin domain-containing protein, whose product MTAAEIIALLDLQPHPEGGHFRETFREAGEGGGRGASTAIYFLLAAGERSHWHRVDASETWHFYAGAPLRLSIAEEGGAVHHLVLGADLMAGERPQGVVPPFAWQAAQSLGAWTLVGCTVAPAFRFEGFELAPPGWEP is encoded by the coding sequence ATGACCGCCGCCGAGATCATCGCTTTGCTCGACCTCCAGCCCCATCCCGAGGGCGGGCATTTTCGCGAGACGTTCCGCGAGGCGGGGGAGGGCGGCGGGCGCGGTGCTTCCACGGCCATCTATTTCCTGCTGGCGGCGGGAGAGCGCTCCCATTGGCACCGGGTGGATGCCAGCGAGACCTGGCACTTCTATGCCGGCGCACCCTTGCGGCTTTCCATTGCCGAGGAGGGTGGGGCGGTGCACCATCTGGTGCTCGGCGCCGACCTGATGGCGGGCGAGCGGCCTCAGGGCGTGGTGCCGCCCTTTGCCTGGCAGGCCGCACAGAGCCTCGGCGCCTGGACGCTGGTGGGGTGCACCGTGGCCCCCGCCTTCCGGTTCGAGGGCTTCGAGCTGGCCCCGCCCGGCTGGGAACCCTGA
- a CDS encoding RNA-binding S4 domain-containing protein: protein MFVAEREDRQRLDLWLWHARVVRSRSAATALVRSGHVRVDGARIVSAGHAVRVGQVVTVSLDAGVRVLRIRDFSPRRGNATAAAEIFEDLTSEQSEK, encoded by the coding sequence GTGTTCGTCGCCGAACGCGAGGATCGCCAGCGCCTCGATCTGTGGCTCTGGCATGCCCGCGTGGTCCGCTCGCGCAGCGCCGCGACCGCCTTGGTGCGGTCCGGCCATGTGCGGGTGGATGGTGCCCGCATCGTCAGCGCCGGCCATGCGGTGCGCGTCGGGCAGGTGGTCACGGTGTCCCTGGACGCCGGCGTGCGCGTGCTGCGCATTCGCGACTTTTCGCCCCGGCGGGGAAATGCTACAGCAGCAGCCGAGATATTCGAAGATTTGACATCAGAACAAAGTGAAAAGTAG